Within the Dialister hominis genome, the region CGTGGAACCTTTTCATATTTTAAAAACCAATGAATACTGCACTCCTTTCCCGGCAACATTTTAATGATTAGCCGGTACTCCTTCCCCAATGGGGCAGGTCAAAACCTTCCGTACCGGCGAGAACGGCTATTATCAATCGCAATGTACTGAGTTCTGTTCTTTTCGAGCGAAGCGAGGTTTAAGGGTGTTAACCTTGCTCCGAAAGGAGAAGGGGAACCGCGGAACGCGGGGGATGAGATGTAGTTATCGAGCGAAGCGAGGTTGTACGGTTTACTCTCAGTTGCCGCGCCATCGCTAAAAGTGCCAAGGTACGCCTTATTATCTAAAGGCTCTTATATAGAGACCACACAACCGCGACGGGGCGCGAATTAAAAAACCGTAAAACCAGCCTGCGGCTGTAGAACTGCATCTCATCCGTCAGGCAACAGAAATTCGGAGCCTGACACCTTCTCCTGGCGGCGCAAGGTCAACACCATTTCCTTGCTTCGCAATCTGAAAACAAGCCAACCTCGTTCCACTCGCAGAACCTTTTATAAAAACCAATGAATACTGCACCCCTTTCTCTGGCGATATTAAAAAATTTCACAAAATAAAAACCATACAACCAGACTAAAGTCTGTCCGAACTACTGTATCCACCACAAAAGTGGTCCCCCTTCTCCTGACGGAGCAAGGTCAAAGGCATTCTTCCCCGCTGGGGCAGGTCAAAACCTTCCGCTTCGGCGTGTAAGGATATTATCAGTTTTCATGTTTTATGATTTGAGTGATGGGAACCATACGACTCTTTCTCCTCTTTCTTTTATTTTTTTGTTTCTATGGACATGTCGTACCAGGTTTTGTTGCCGTATTTGAGGGCGTTAATGCCGTCTAATGTGTAGCCTAGTTTCTTATAGAGCGGGATGAGGTGGTCTTCGCAGATGAGGGTGAGGCGGGTGCAGCCGAGGGTTGCCGAGAGGTGTTCGGCTTGTCTCAGGAGCTCTGTGCCTATGCCTTTTCCCTGGTACTTGGGATCGATGGCGAGGTAGAGTCCCATGAAGGTGGTGGGGTTTTCTTCGGGGCGGGCTTTCTTTTCGTACATCCAGCCCTGTATGGATGTTTCTCTGGCACCAAGGCGCAGATGAATCCCAGGATTTCTTTTCCTTCTCTGGCAAGGAGGAAGCCTTGCGGGAAGTGTTCTACGTGGGTGGTGAGGATGGGCTTGGCGTAGTAGACTGTGCTTTTGAATGCCGCGGTTGCGATTTCTTCGATGCGGTCGATGTCTTCTATGGATGCGTTTGTGCTTTCCATTTCTTTCTTCCTTTTTGTTTTTTTATTATTCTAGACACTTTTCCTCAAAATTTGCAAGGAAAAAGGACCGTGGCGAAATGATTATCCATTTTGTCACAGCCCTTTTTTCTTTTTATATAAAATTATCCTCAGGCAATTTCAAAGACGATGGTGACGTGGCTTTCCATTTTGGAATCACTGGGGTCTACGGGTGTCGTCGTTTCCACGTTGTCGCGGGCGGCGGCTTTGAAGGACATCAGGCGGTACGGGACGACGTTCACGCTGTCTTCGTTGACGGAGATGACGTTCACGACGGTGCGTCCGAGGGCTGATGCCAGGATGTTGGCTTTGTTCTTGGCATCAAGGGCAGCGGCTCTTAAGGCTGCGTCTTTGAATTTCTGTGTATCGTTCACGCCGAAATCGACGGAGTCGAGGCGGGTGGCGCCTGCATTGATAGCTGCGTCCATGACTTCACCTGTCCTTGCAATGTTGGTGACGGTGACGTTCATGGTGTTGTTGCAGATGTATTTCAAGTCGGTTTTTCTTCCCTTGTTGTCGTAGTTCTGCTGCGGATAGACGCTGTAGTTCTGTGTTTCGATCTTGGAAGCGTCGGCGCCTGCTGCAATGACGGCGTTTCTGACGGCGGTCATCGTGTTCGCATTTTCACGGACGGCAGCTTTGCTGTTGGCGGATTCTGTCTGTACGGAAATATGAAGGGTGGCAATGTCGCTCTTGGCGGTCACTTGTCCCGATCCGGAAACGGTGATGCTTCTTCTGGCAGGTTCTTCTGCCTGCGCTGTCATGGTAGAGAATACGAGAAAACTTGCGGCCGCAAGGGCCAGCCATTTCTTTTTCATGGGAACCTTCCTTTCGTTTGTAAAATAATTGACTATAAGTCATATTATACACTCTTAGGGGCTCAGGGTCAAATTTCCCGCCAGAGCACCGCTGAAAATGATATAATAATTGAAATTTCCTTTTGAGGAGGCGAAGAGATGGATTTAGCGAATTACTTGTCTTTCCTTGGCGCGGCGATCCTGCTGACGCTGGCTCCGGGGCCGGATAATATGTACATCCTGACAAAGAGTCTTTCGGCAGGACCCAGGCAGGGTGTGACGCTGGCGATGGGGCTCGCAACGGGTCCTCTCTGGCATACGCTTCTTGTCATGGCAGGTGTGGCGGCTTTCATCCAGAGCTCGCCGGCATCTTTCATGGTCTTGAAATACTGCGGCGCGGCTTACCTCCTTTATCTCTCCTACGGCGCTTTCCGCTCGAAGGGCGCTTCGATCAAGGCGGGCGACGTGGTGGATAAGTCGGAAAGTTTTGCACTCTACAAGAGGGGCTTCCTCATGAATGCGTCGAATCCGAAGGTGCTTCTTTTCTTCCTCGCGATTCTTCCGCAGTTCGTCCAGCCAAATGGTTTCCTCTCTCCCAGTCTTCAGATCGGTCTTCTGGGCCTGACGTTCTCCATCCAGGCAGCCATCCTTTTCTCAATCGCCGCCATCTGCGCCGGCCAGCTGAAGGATACCCTCATCCGTCATGAGAGTTTCCCGCTCATCATGAGCCGCGTGGAGGGCACGCTTCTCCTCCTGATCGCCATCGGGCTGATGTTCCTGTAATGAAAATGAAATAAAAAGGAAGTGCGTTCTTTGATAGATGTACTTCCTTTTTTGATGCTTATTTCTCCGGGACTTCGCCCATGTCTATGACGATGAAGCCTGCGGCATAGGGAGCGATGGCGTATTGCTGGAAGACGAAGTAGAGGTGATTGTTTTTGTCAATGTAGAAGGTTTCCGGGAATTTGTTGATCTTGTAGTCCTTGAAGAGGAAGAGGTGGTTGGCTTCTGCCTGAAGGGCGGTCTGGCGGCGGAGTTCTTCCAGAGTGAGGTTCGGCATTTTCTTCTTGAGGTCTTCGAAGGTGACTTTATGTCCCATCTGGTCGAAGGTCAGTCCTTTGGCATAGGTCAGAGGATGCGCCGCATGGTAATAGTAAACGGATTCGAAGAAGAGAAGGCTGGTGTACGGGTCGTTTTCTCCAGTCATGCCTTCTTTGTAATTGATCCATCCCTTTGTGCCGCCTCCGGTGCGCTGATTGGCTTTTGCCACATAGTTTCCAAAGCGGTCGATTTCCGTATCGATGGCGCTGTTGATTCTTGCGCGGCGAAGGAGATTTGCGTCTTTCGAGACGGCTTTGCGTACTTCCATGGTGCCGTCTTTGTAGGATTCAGAAACAATGGCAGGGCCTTGCGCCTGTTTCAGTGTCTCGGCGGTGTACGCTTCAGCGGTGCCAATGGCTGGAAACAGGAGCAGGGCAGCCATAAGGCCGATTTCCAATTTCTTCATCGTGATTCCTCCTTGATGGAATGCCGGGTCAGACTGTCCCTATCGGGACGCAGAAGACGCCGTACTTATAAAGCGTCCTTTCGCCCGGCTGGTAAATGGCATAGACGACGCCTTTCTTCGACACGTAGTAGTTCGTGGGAAGGGCCGCCTTTCTATGAGGAAGCAGCATGATCCCTGCTTTGGATGCATATGCCTGAATCCTTTCCTCCGCATCGCCTGCTGTCATGCGTGGAAAGAGACGCTTGAAGGGAATGAGATTTCCTCCCGCGTCAAAGTTGAGTCCCTTCACGAAGAGGGAGGAGCCGCTTGCGCTCTTCCATTCCTCGATGAGGACGAGGCTTGTGATCCCCTGCAGGTTGCTGTAGTAGTTTGCGATAAGACCTTCATTCCACGTCATGATCCCCGTGATGCCGGCAGGTTCCCTGGAAAGTTCGTCCAGGAAATTTCTTTTCTCCCTGGCAATCGCCGCATTGACGTAGCCTGCGAAGTTTTCATTGATGCCGTGCGCGATCAGGTACGGGCTTTTGAGGTAAGCACGTGTAAGATGGTAGTCGTCGGTGCGGAATGCCCCGGACTGCTCCGCCGGATTTCCGGAAAGTCCTGGAAGGGAAATGGTGGCAGCATCCGCTCCGATGCTTCCCCCGAGTGCGAGTACAAAAACGGCCGCTGCAGCAGCTTTTTTCCAATTCATACAAGGTCCCCCTTTATTTTCCTCATATCTATTTCTCATTATATACTAAAAAACGCTTTGCCAAAACAGGAAAAATTCTCATTTATCATTCTTGTTTCTATTTTAAGTATTGTTTAAAACCGTGTGCCTCTCTCTGAATTATAATAGAGAAAAAGGAAGAATTCAGGAAAGAAAGAAGATTATTATGAAGAAATATACGCCCTCGGATCTTCTCTATTACTTTGCGGGAGAGAAGAAGGTCCTTTTGTACGTGACGATCAGCGGGCTCATCTACAATGTGGGCATGACGCTCTCCCCCTGGTTCGAAGGGCAGCTGGCCCAGTACGTGATCGACATCCTGGGCGGCGAGCGGGCGCCATCGGCGATGCTGCGCCTCGCTTCGCTCTACCTTCTGACGATCATGATCGTGCAGGGCTGCCGCGCCCTCAAGCGTCTTTACGTGCGCCATTTTGCCAACGACATCTCCCTTGCGATGAAGGCGATCCTTTACCGCACGCTCATCCATCAGGAAACGGCCAAGGCGGGCGAGACAGAAGGGTCCCTCATGACGCGCGTCGTCTCGGACGTCGATGCCTGCGTGGAAGGCATGCGCAAATTCACGACGGAAGTCTTCGACACGGGCGTCGTCATGGTCGCTTATGCCGCGCTCCTTTTTTACTATGACTGGAAATTGACCTTCCTCGTCCTTCTCTTCCCGCCGATTGCCTACTTCATTGCCGGCCGGCTCAAGAAAGTCGTGACCGACAGCGCACGCGCCGGGAAGGAATCGAGCGGCCGCCTTTCTGACCGCACGATGGACCGCATCAGGAATGCGCTCACTTACCGCATTTTCGGCGAGGAGACGGCGCAGGACGGTATCTATGAGACGTATCTTGCCGATTATGAGAAGAAGACGGTCCGCGCCAATCTCTGGGGAAATACCATGGAGCCTCTTTATGAAGTCATTGCCATGACAGGCGCTTTCTTTATCATCGTCCATGGCGGCAGGAACGTCATGGGAACGGGCTGGGCTTCCTGGGACATCGCTGCCTTCTCGGCCTACCTTGCCTGCTTTGCCCGCCTGGCCGTAAAGGCCTCCCATGCGGCGCATCTTTTCAATGCCGTGCAGAAAGCGAAGGTGTCATGGGTCCGCGTCCGTCCCTACCTGAAGGATATCGAGGAGACAGAACAAAAGGTGTCCCCGTCTGCCACTCTTTCCGTTAGCCACGTTTCCTTCACCTACCCGGGCGGCGACCACCCGATTTACAAAGATTTCAACCTCGAAGCCAAGCCCGGGGAATTCATCGGCGTCACAGGGAAAGTCGCCAGCGGGAAATCGACGCTGGGCCGCACGTTCCTCTGCGAGTACCCTTATGAAGGCACGATACTTTACGGTGGAAAGCGCCTTGGAAGCGAAATCGACCCCATCGGCACGGTCGGCTACATGGGTCACCGCCCCGAGCTTTTCTCGGGAACAATCGAGGACAACATCCGCCTCGGAAAGCCCGGCGATCTCGATGCTGTCCTTAAAGCCGTCGAGATGGA harbors:
- a CDS encoding DUF3298 domain-containing protein; translated protein: MKKLEIGLMAALLLFPAIGTAEAYTAETLKQAQGPAIVSESYKDGTMEVRKAVSKDANLLRRARINSAIDTEIDRFGNYVAKANQRTGGGTKGWINYKEGMTGENDPYTSLLFFESVYYYHAAHPLTYAKGLTFDQMGHKVTFEDLKKKMPNLTLEELRRQTALQAEANHLFLFKDYKINKFPETFYIDKNNHLYFVFQQYAIAPYAAGFIVIDMGEVPEK
- a CDS encoding GNAT family N-acetyltransferase, producing MYEKKARPEENPTTFMGLYLAIDPKYQGKGIGTELLRQAEHLSATLGCTRLTLICEDHLIPLYKKLGYTLDGINALKYGNKTWYDMSIETKK
- a CDS encoding LysE family translocator: MDLANYLSFLGAAILLTLAPGPDNMYILTKSLSAGPRQGVTLAMGLATGPLWHTLLVMAGVAAFIQSSPASFMVLKYCGAAYLLYLSYGAFRSKGASIKAGDVVDKSESFALYKRGFLMNASNPKVLLFFLAILPQFVQPNGFLSPSLQIGLLGLTFSIQAAILFSIAAICAGQLKDTLIRHESFPLIMSRVEGTLLLLIAIGLMFL
- a CDS encoding ABC transporter ATP-binding protein — encoded protein: MKKYTPSDLLYYFAGEKKVLLYVTISGLIYNVGMTLSPWFEGQLAQYVIDILGGERAPSAMLRLASLYLLTIMIVQGCRALKRLYVRHFANDISLAMKAILYRTLIHQETAKAGETEGSLMTRVVSDVDACVEGMRKFTTEVFDTGVVMVAYAALLFYYDWKLTFLVLLFPPIAYFIAGRLKKVVTDSARAGKESSGRLSDRTMDRIRNALTYRIFGEETAQDGIYETYLADYEKKTVRANLWGNTMEPLYEVIAMTGAFFIIVHGGRNVMGTGWASWDIAAFSAYLACFARLAVKASHAAHLFNAVQKAKVSWVRVRPYLKDIEETEQKVSPSATLSVSHVSFTYPGGDHPIYKDFNLEAKPGEFIGVTGKVASGKSTLGRTFLCEYPYEGTILYGGKRLGSEIDPIGTVGYMGHRPELFSGTIEDNIRLGKPGDLDAVLKAVEMDKEISSFPDGIHTMIGEGGLRLSGGQQARVALARTLYHKRPLLILDDPFSAVDRKTEEEILTNIRPMLKDSIVILISHRLHFFKDFDRVVWISGDGSVEVLPHEELLSRNREYRRLWKMQHALAEGGDDK
- a CDS encoding SIMPL domain-containing protein, whose product is MKKKWLALAAASFLVFSTMTAQAEEPARRSITVSGSGQVTAKSDIATLHISVQTESANSKAAVRENANTMTAVRNAVIAAGADASKIETQNYSVYPQQNYDNKGRKTDLKYICNNTMNVTVTNIARTGEVMDAAINAGATRLDSVDFGVNDTQKFKDAALRAAALDAKNKANILASALGRTVVNVISVNEDSVNVVPYRLMSFKAAARDNVETTTPVDPSDSKMESHVTIVFEIA